One Brassica napus cultivar Da-Ae chromosome C4, Da-Ae, whole genome shotgun sequence genomic region harbors:
- the LOC106454651 gene encoding inorganic phosphate transporter 1-4-like — MADNQLQVLNALDVAKTQWYHFTAIVIAGMGFFTDAYDLFCISLVTKLLGRIYYHVPGSHKPGTLPPNVAAATNGVAFCGTLAGQLFFGWLGDKLGRKKVYGMTLMIMVLCSIASGLSFGDKPKTVMATLCFFRFWLGFGIGGDYPLSATIMSEYANKKTRGAFISAVFAMQGFGIMAGGIFAIIISSVFDAKFPAPAYADDALGSTVPQADFVWRIILMFGAIPASMTYYSRSKMPETARYTALVAKNAQQAASDMSRVLQVEIEPEQILEEISTDKSKSFSLFSKQFMKRHGLHLLGTTSTWFLLDIAFYSQNLFQKDIFSAIGWIPPAQTMNAVQEVFKIARAQTLIALCSTVPGYWFTVVFIDVIGRFAIQLMGFFFMTVFMFALAIPYTHWTHKDNRIGFVIMYSLTFFFANFGPNATTFVVPAEIFPARFRSTCHGISAASGKLGAMVGAFGFLYLAQSPDKNKTDAGYHPGIGVRNSLLVLGVINFLGILFTFLVPESKGKSLEEMSGENESNEQNNNDSRTVEMV, encoded by the coding sequence GCCAAGACGCAATGGTACCATTTTACTGCGATTGTAATTGCTGGAATGGGATTCTTCACCGATGCATACGATCTCTTCTGCATTTCTCTTGTCACAAAGCTACTCGGCCGCATTTACTACCACGTCCCAGGCTCCCATAAGCCAGGGACTCTCCCTCCCAATGTTGCTGCTGCCACCAACGGTGTTGCCTTCTGTGGGACCCTTGCCGGTCAGCTATTTTTCGGGTGGCTTGGTGACAAGCTGGGGAGAAAGAAAGTGTATGGCATGACGTTGATGATCATGGTTCTTTGCTCCATAGCCTCTGGTCTCTCTTTTGGAGACAAGCCAAAAACCGTGATGGCCACGCTATGTTTCTTTAGGTTTTGGCTAGGGTTTGGGATTGGTGGTGACTATCCTTTATCCGCAACGATCATGTCTGAATACGCTAACAAGAAGACACGTGGAGCGTTTATCTCAGCTGTTTTCGCAATGCAAGGGTTTGGGATCATGGCTGGTGGCATCTTTGCTATTATCATTTCCTCTGTGTTTGATGCTAAGTTCCCAGCGCCGGCCTATGCGGATGATGCCTTGGGATCCACGGTACCTCAAGCAGATTTTGTGTGGCGTATAATCCTGATGTTTGGTGCTATACCTGCGTCGATGACGTATTACTCAAGGTCCAAGATGCCGGAAACCGCCAGATACACAGCTTTGGTTGCTAAAAATGCACAGCAAGCTGCGTCAGACATGTCTAGGGTTCTGCAAGTGGAGATAGAGCCAGAACAGATTTTGGAAGAGATTTCAACGGATAAGTCCAAATCCTTTTCCTTATTTTCCAAACAATTCATGAAACGCCATGGACTTCACTTGCTAGGTACTACATCAACATGGTTCCTTCTCGACATCGCTTTCTACAGCCAAAACCTTTTCCAGAAGGATATTTTCAGCGCAATCGGGTGGATCCCTCCGGCTCAGACCATGAACGCGGTTCAAGAAGTTTTCAAGATTGCACGCGCTCAAACCCTCATCGCCTTGTGTAGCACGGTTCCTGGTTACTGGTTCACAGTTGTGTTCATTGACGTCATTGGAAGATTCGCCATTCAGCTGATGGGATTCTTTTTCATGACGGTCTTTATGTTTGCGTTGGCTATTCCGTACACTCACTGGACTCACAAGGACAACCGCATTGGATTCGTTATCATGTACTCCTTAACATTCTTTTTTGCTAACTTTGGACCCAATGCTACAACATTCGTCGTGCCGGCAGAAATCTTCCCAGCTAGGTTCAGATCAACATGTCATGGTATCTCTGCCGCATCAGGTAAACTAGGTGCGATGGTTGGTGCGTTTGGATTCTTGTACTTGGCTCAAAGCCCTGACAAGAACAAGACAGACGCAGGATACCATCCAGGGATTGGGGTCAGGAACTCGCTTCTCGTGTTGGGTGTGATTAACTTCTTGGGTATTCTCTTCACTTTCTTGGTGCCTGAATCCAAAGGCAAATCGCTTGAAGAAATGTCTGGTGAAAATGAAAGCAATGAGCAGAACAACAACGATAGTAGAACTGTCGAAATGGTGTAG